Proteins encoded together in one Mycobacterium noviomagense window:
- a CDS encoding MCE family protein, whose amino-acid sequence MTTPRGKENVIRTPPYKTAGIVALVLALVVTGLVYWQFRGNFTPKTPLTMLSSRAGLVMDPGNPVTYNGVQIGRVGSISETQHNGKPAAKFTLNVNPKYIKLIPANVNANIRATTIFGNKYVALTSPKNPSPQRITPQHVIDATSVTTEINTLFQTITSITSKVDPVKVNLTLSAAAEAFNGLGDKFGQSLVKANAVLDDVNPQQPQVRRDIQQLAALGDTYANAAPDLIDFLNNAVITARTLHRQEKDLDQALLAAAGLGNTGEDIFRRGGPYLERGAADLVPTAKLLDTYSPELYCTVRNYHDVEPKIAAGTGGRGGYALRTETELLSGLGAILTPAGLTGTILTQGLLGIAGLVGGAPNPYIYPENLPRVNAHGGPGGAPGCWQTITRDFWPAPELVMDTGNSIAPYNHIEVGSPYAIEYVWGRQVGDNTINP is encoded by the coding sequence ATGACGACACCACGAGGGAAAGAGAACGTCATCCGCACCCCGCCGTACAAGACGGCGGGGATAGTCGCTTTGGTGCTGGCGCTGGTCGTGACCGGGCTGGTGTATTGGCAGTTCCGGGGCAATTTCACACCCAAGACGCCGCTGACAATGCTGTCTTCGCGGGCGGGTTTGGTGATGGACCCCGGTAACCCGGTGACCTATAACGGCGTCCAGATCGGCCGGGTGGGCAGCATCTCCGAAACGCAGCATAACGGCAAGCCTGCGGCAAAGTTCACGCTGAACGTGAATCCCAAGTACATCAAGCTGATTCCGGCCAACGTGAACGCCAACATCAGGGCCACCACGATTTTCGGCAACAAGTATGTGGCACTGACGTCGCCGAAAAACCCGAGCCCCCAACGGATTACACCGCAGCACGTGATCGATGCAACGTCGGTGACCACGGAGATCAACACGTTGTTCCAGACGATCACCTCGATCACCAGCAAGGTGGATCCGGTCAAGGTCAACCTGACGCTGAGTGCGGCTGCGGAGGCGTTCAACGGGTTGGGCGACAAGTTCGGTCAGTCGCTGGTCAAGGCGAACGCCGTGCTCGACGACGTCAATCCCCAGCAGCCGCAAGTTCGTCGCGACATTCAGCAGTTGGCGGCGCTCGGCGACACCTATGCCAATGCCGCACCGGATCTGATCGACTTCCTCAACAATGCGGTGATCACGGCGCGTACGTTGCATCGCCAGGAAAAAGATCTGGATCAGGCTCTGCTGGCTGCGGCCGGTTTAGGCAACACCGGTGAGGACATTTTCCGCAGGGGCGGACCGTATTTGGAGCGGGGAGCCGCCGATCTGGTTCCGACTGCCAAGCTGCTCGACACCTACAGCCCGGAACTGTATTGCACGGTCCGCAACTATCACGATGTCGAGCCCAAGATCGCGGCGGGGACAGGTGGCCGCGGAGGCTACGCGCTGCGAACCGAGACGGAGTTGCTGTCGGGGTTGGGGGCCATACTGACTCCTGCCGGATTGACCGGCACCATACTTACGCAGGGCTTGCTTGGGATAGCCGGGCTGGTCGGCGGGGCGCCCAATCCCTATATCTATCCGGAGAACTTGCCGCGCGTGAACGCTCACGGGGGTCCTGGCGGTGCACCGGGCTGCTGGCAGACAATCACCCGTGATTTCTGGCCCGCTCCCGAGTTGGTGATGGACACCGGCAACAGCATCGCACCGTACAACCACATCGAGGTCGGCTCACCGTACGCGATCGAGTATGTCTGGGGCCGCCAGGTAGGGGACAACACGATCAACCCATGA
- a CDS encoding virulence factor Mce family protein: MKITGTAVRLGIIAVVLLLFTVLIIVVFGQMRFDRTYSYSAEFSNASGLRNGQFVRASGVEVGKVTNVKLIDGGRRVRVDFNVDRSIPLYQSTTAQIRYQDLIGNRYVELKRGQGGGADRVLPPGGFIPLSRTSPALDLDALIGGFKPLFRALDPQKVNTIASAIITVFQGQGGTINDILDQTAQLTSHIAERDEAIGEVIKNLNLVLDTTAKHRKQFDQTLDNFEKLITGLKNHADPLAAGTANISNAAGTVADLLADNRALLHKELGYLEAIQQPIIDERDQYDDQLRRTPPALNQIGRGIGLYGDWVNFYACDITIKWNGLQAGGPVRTVRVWQQPTGRCTPQ, encoded by the coding sequence ATGAAAATCACCGGTACCGCTGTCAGGCTCGGCATCATCGCGGTGGTGCTGCTGCTGTTCACTGTGCTGATCATTGTGGTGTTTGGTCAGATGCGCTTCGACCGGACCTACAGCTATTCCGCGGAGTTCAGCAATGCCAGCGGGCTGCGCAATGGCCAGTTCGTCCGCGCTTCGGGAGTCGAAGTAGGCAAGGTCACGAATGTCAAGCTGATTGACGGCGGCCGGCGGGTGCGGGTGGACTTCAACGTCGACCGCTCGATACCGCTGTACCAGTCCACGACCGCGCAGATCCGCTATCAGGATCTGATCGGCAACCGCTACGTCGAACTCAAACGCGGCCAGGGCGGGGGAGCAGACCGGGTGCTGCCGCCGGGAGGATTCATCCCGCTGTCGCGCACGTCGCCCGCCCTGGATCTCGACGCGCTGATCGGTGGTTTCAAACCGCTGTTCCGGGCGCTCGACCCACAGAAGGTCAACACCATCGCGAGCGCGATTATCACGGTGTTCCAGGGTCAGGGCGGGACGATCAACGACATCCTTGACCAGACCGCGCAATTGACGTCCCATATCGCCGAACGTGACGAAGCGATCGGCGAGGTGATCAAGAACCTCAACCTCGTGCTGGACACCACGGCCAAACACCGCAAGCAGTTCGACCAGACACTGGACAACTTCGAGAAGCTGATAACCGGGCTGAAGAACCACGCCGACCCACTGGCCGCCGGCACCGCCAACATCAGCAACGCCGCAGGCACGGTCGCTGACCTGCTGGCCGACAACCGCGCCCTGTTGCATAAGGAGCTGGGTTACCTGGAGGCTATTCAGCAACCGATCATCGACGAACGGGATCAGTACGACGACCAGCTTCGCCGGACGCCGCCCGCGCTGAACCAAATCGGCCGCGGCATCGGCCTTTACGGCGACTGGGTGAATTTCTACGCCTGCGACATCACGATCAAATGGAACGGGCTGCAAGCCGGTGGCCCGGTGCGCACAGTCAGGGTTTGGCAGCAGCCGACGGGCAGGTGCACACCGCAATGA
- a CDS encoding virulence factor Mce family protein: MRTLEPPNRLRIGLMGLVVVLMVVAFGQTMTSVPMLFAQPSYYGQFTDSGQLNKGDKVRIAGVNVGVVQALKIDGDHVVIKFSTGSNPIGTESRLAIKTDTILGKKVLEVEPRGTQQLRPNGVLPLGQSSTPYQIYDAFFDVTKAASGWDIDTVKRSLNVLTQTIDQTYPHLSPLLDGVAKLSDTVGKRDEEVKHLLAQANKVASVLGDRSQQIDRLLVNAKTLLAAFNARSQAISALLGNVSYFSLQVQGLINDNPNLNHVLEQLRIVSDLLVRRKDDLAQALTIIGKFAAAVNETIASGPYFKVVLSNLLPYWILQPWVDAAFKKRGIDPEEFWRNAGLPAFRFPDPNGTRFPNGAPPPAPPVLEGTPDHPGPAVPPGSPCSYTPTPELLPRPWNPLPCAGINQNQGPFGPLSGPDLAPPDVMASPPNPNGLPPTPGIPIAGRPGEIPPDVPGTPVPLPPNAPPGARSEPPNAPVAGPAPANPAAAPPPPPLAPGPPAPPGPGQQLPAPFIPPGVLGSQPGGGGGSLGGGQQ, encoded by the coding sequence ATGAGAACGCTCGAACCCCCCAACCGGCTACGCATCGGGCTCATGGGCCTGGTGGTGGTGTTGATGGTCGTAGCCTTCGGCCAAACCATGACCAGCGTCCCCATGCTGTTCGCCCAGCCCAGCTATTACGGGCAGTTCACCGACAGCGGCCAACTCAACAAAGGCGACAAGGTGCGCATCGCCGGGGTGAACGTCGGCGTCGTGCAAGCACTCAAGATCGACGGCGACCACGTGGTGATCAAGTTTTCGACCGGCAGCAACCCCATCGGCACCGAAAGCCGGCTGGCGATCAAGACCGACACCATCCTGGGTAAGAAGGTGCTCGAGGTTGAACCGCGCGGCACCCAGCAACTGCGCCCTAACGGAGTACTGCCGCTGGGCCAGAGCTCCACCCCGTATCAGATCTATGACGCGTTCTTCGACGTGACCAAGGCGGCCTCTGGCTGGGACATCGACACCGTGAAGCGGTCGCTGAACGTGCTGACCCAGACTATCGACCAGACGTACCCGCACCTGAGCCCGCTCCTCGACGGGGTGGCCAAGCTGTCCGACACCGTGGGCAAACGCGACGAAGAGGTCAAACACCTTCTCGCGCAGGCTAATAAGGTTGCCAGCGTACTGGGTGACCGCAGCCAGCAGATTGACCGGCTGCTGGTCAACGCGAAGACCCTGTTGGCCGCCTTCAACGCACGCAGCCAGGCCATCAGTGCGCTGCTTGGCAACGTATCGTACTTTTCGCTTCAGGTGCAGGGTCTCATCAACGACAACCCGAACCTGAACCACGTCTTGGAGCAGTTGCGGATCGTCAGTGACCTGCTGGTCAGGCGTAAGGACGACCTGGCTCAGGCGCTCACAATCATCGGTAAATTCGCCGCAGCTGTAAACGAGACCATCGCGTCGGGACCGTACTTCAAGGTGGTCCTGTCTAACCTGCTGCCGTACTGGATCCTGCAGCCCTGGGTCGACGCGGCGTTCAAGAAACGCGGCATCGACCCCGAGGAGTTCTGGCGCAATGCCGGGTTGCCCGCATTCCGGTTCCCCGATCCGAATGGAACCCGGTTCCCCAATGGCGCGCCGCCGCCGGCGCCGCCCGTGTTGGAGGGCACCCCGGACCATCCGGGGCCGGCTGTCCCGCCCGGATCGCCGTGCTCGTACACGCCGACGCCGGAACTGCTGCCGCGGCCGTGGAACCCGCTGCCGTGCGCGGGCATCAATCAAAACCAAGGCCCGTTCGGCCCATTGTCGGGCCCGGACCTGGCCCCGCCCGACGTCATGGCATCGCCGCCGAACCCGAACGGACTTCCGCCGACACCGGGTATTCCGATCGCCGGGCGGCCGGGTGAAATCCCGCCGGACGTTCCCGGTACCCCGGTTCCGCTGCCACCGAACGCGCCGCCGGGGGCCCGCAGCGAGCCACCCAACGCACCGGTGGCGGGCCCGGCTCCCGCGAATCCTGCGGCGGCACCGCCGCCGCCACCACTGGCCCCGGGGCCGCCGGCGCCGCCAGGTCCGGGGCAACAGCTGCCGGCGCCCTTTATCCCGCCCGGTGTGCTGGGAAGCCAGCCGGGCGGCGGCGGAGGAAGCTTGGGAGGTGGCCAGCAGTGA
- a CDS encoding virulence factor Mce family protein: MSTIFDIRNMRLPRLSRASVIIASLAVVLAIVAFFVGREILQKLTNNTVVAYFTETNGLYAGDKVQIMGVKVGTIDKIEPAGDKMKVTFHYSNKYKVPANASAVILNPTLVAARNIQLTPPYKGGPVLPDNAVIPIERTQVPTEYDQLRNSITNIISKLGPTKEQPKGPFGDVIESFANGLEGKGKQINTTFDALSRALTALNEGRGDFFAVLRSLALFVNALHQDDQQFVALNQNLAQFTDNLVGSDRDLANALQQTDSLFATLRPFLDKNREVLTHDVNNLATATTTLVQPEPLNGLETGLHVLPTAAANINQIYHPSHGGVVAISEIPNFTNPMQFICSAIQAASRQGYQESAELCAQYLAPILDAIKFNYLPFGLNLFSTAETLPKEIAYSEPRLQPPNGYKDTTVPGIWVPDTPTSHKNTQHGWVVAPGMQGTQVGPITAGLMTPDSLAELMGGPDAPPPPGGLQTPPGPPNAYDEYPVLPPIGVQAPQVPIPPPPPAPAVVPGPVPPTPAPVSAPSPGSASAPAGPPLPAEAGGQ; this comes from the coding sequence GTGAGCACGATCTTCGATATCCGGAACATGCGACTGCCCCGGCTGTCGCGGGCATCGGTGATCATCGCGTCACTGGCGGTAGTGCTGGCCATCGTCGCCTTCTTCGTCGGTCGGGAGATCCTGCAGAAGTTGACCAACAACACCGTGGTCGCCTACTTCACCGAAACGAATGGGCTCTATGCCGGGGACAAGGTCCAGATCATGGGTGTGAAGGTGGGGACGATCGACAAGATCGAGCCCGCCGGCGACAAGATGAAAGTGACCTTCCACTACAGCAACAAGTACAAGGTGCCAGCCAACGCCTCGGCGGTGATCCTGAACCCGACCCTGGTGGCGGCCCGGAATATCCAGCTGACACCGCCCTACAAAGGCGGCCCGGTACTTCCCGACAACGCAGTGATACCGATCGAGCGTACTCAGGTGCCAACTGAGTACGACCAACTGCGCAACAGCATCACCAACATCATCTCGAAACTCGGCCCAACCAAGGAGCAACCCAAGGGACCCTTCGGTGACGTGATCGAGTCATTCGCCAACGGGCTGGAGGGTAAAGGCAAACAGATCAACACCACATTCGACGCCCTGTCGCGCGCGTTGACCGCGCTGAACGAGGGCCGTGGTGACTTCTTCGCAGTTCTGCGCAGCCTGGCGCTGTTCGTCAACGCCCTACACCAGGACGACCAGCAGTTCGTCGCGTTGAACCAAAACCTGGCTCAGTTCACCGACAACCTGGTCGGCTCCGACCGGGATCTGGCCAATGCGCTCCAGCAGACCGACAGTTTGTTCGCCACCCTGCGGCCGTTCCTGGACAAGAACCGTGAGGTGCTGACGCACGACGTCAACAACCTCGCCACTGCGACCACCACCCTGGTCCAGCCGGAGCCGTTGAACGGGTTGGAGACCGGTCTGCACGTTCTGCCCACGGCCGCCGCGAACATCAACCAGATCTATCACCCGTCGCACGGCGGTGTCGTCGCGATTTCGGAGATTCCAAACTTCACCAATCCAATGCAGTTCATCTGCAGCGCGATTCAGGCCGCCAGCCGGCAAGGGTATCAGGAGTCCGCCGAACTGTGCGCACAATACCTGGCACCGATTCTCGATGCGATCAAGTTCAACTACCTGCCGTTCGGCCTGAACTTGTTCAGCACCGCCGAGACGCTGCCTAAAGAAATCGCCTACTCCGAGCCGCGGCTGCAGCCACCGAACGGCTACAAGGACACCACCGTTCCGGGCATCTGGGTGCCGGACACACCAACCTCGCACAAAAACACCCAACACGGCTGGGTCGTCGCGCCAGGCATGCAAGGAACGCAAGTGGGTCCGATCACCGCGGGTCTGATGACACCGGACTCGCTGGCCGAACTCATGGGCGGCCCGGATGCGCCGCCGCCGCCAGGCGGGCTGCAGACACCGCCGGGACCGCCGAATGCGTACGACGAGTACCCGGTGCTGCCACCGATCGGCGTGCAAGCACCGCAGGTGCCGATCCCGCCACCGCCGCCGGCACCGGCGGTGGTCCCGGGTCCGGTGCCGCCGACACCTGCGCCGGTGTCGGCACCTTCGCCGGGATCGGCGTCTGCGCCGGCCGGTCCGCCGCTGCCCGCTGAGGCAGGTGGCCAGTGA
- a CDS encoding virulence factor Mce family protein, translated as MGAIGCRARRRIWQGLALLLAAVMLSSCGWRGIANVAIPGGPGTGAGSYTIYVQMPETLALNNNSRVLVADVFVGSVRAIKLKNWIATLTLRLDKTVKLPKNATAKIGQTSLLGSQHVELAAPPHPSPQLLKNGDTIPLKNSSAYPTIEQTLASLAMILRGGGIPNLEVLQNEIYNIVNGRADQIRALLGRLDTFTRQVNEQRYDITHAIDSTNRLLAYVGPRSDVIDRVLTEFPPLIKHFNERQDLLINAVDALGRLSYQADRYLSGTRPNLHQDLQSLQCPLRELGRAAPDLRGALKLLLTQPFDIDTVPKLLRGDYMNVSLELDLTLSAVDNAFLTGTGFSGMLRALEQSYGRDPETMIPDVRYTPNPNDAPGGPLVERATC; from the coding sequence GTGGGCGCCATCGGTTGTCGGGCCCGACGCCGCATCTGGCAAGGACTGGCCCTGCTTCTGGCGGCTGTGATGCTGAGCTCCTGCGGCTGGCGTGGAATCGCGAACGTGGCGATTCCCGGCGGTCCCGGCACCGGAGCCGGCTCGTACACGATCTATGTGCAGATGCCGGAAACCTTGGCGCTCAACAACAACAGCCGAGTTTTGGTGGCTGATGTCTTCGTCGGCTCCGTGCGTGCAATCAAACTGAAGAACTGGATCGCCACGCTGACATTGAGGTTGGACAAGACCGTCAAGTTGCCGAAGAACGCCACCGCGAAGATCGGTCAGACCAGCTTGCTGGGTTCTCAGCATGTGGAGCTGGCGGCGCCGCCGCACCCGTCGCCGCAGCTGCTGAAGAATGGGGACACCATCCCACTGAAGAACTCGTCGGCGTATCCCACGATCGAGCAAACTCTGGCCAGTCTCGCCATGATCCTGCGCGGAGGCGGTATCCCGAACCTCGAAGTGCTGCAGAACGAGATCTACAACATCGTCAACGGGCGAGCCGATCAGATCCGCGCTCTGCTAGGGAGGCTGGACACCTTCACCCGGCAGGTCAACGAGCAGCGGTATGACATCACCCACGCCATCGACTCCACCAACCGGCTGCTGGCCTACGTCGGTCCCCGCTCCGACGTGATTGACCGGGTGCTCACCGAATTTCCGCCGCTGATCAAGCATTTCAACGAAAGACAGGATCTGCTGATCAACGCGGTCGATGCGCTGGGCCGGCTCAGCTACCAAGCCGACCGCTACCTTTCCGGTACGCGGCCCAACCTGCACCAGGATCTGCAGTCGCTGCAGTGCCCGTTGAGGGAACTTGGCCGTGCCGCACCGGATCTACGCGGCGCACTCAAGCTGCTCCTCACTCAGCCCTTCGACATCGACACCGTGCCGAAGTTGCTTCGAGGCGACTACATGAACGTCTCGCTGGAGTTGGACCTGACCCTCTCCGCCGTCGACAACGCGTTCCTGACCGGGACTGGGTTCTCCGGGATGTTGCGAGCACTTGAGCAGTCCTATGGCCGTGATCCGGAAACAATGATCCCGGACGTTCGCTACACACCGAATCCGAATGACGCGCCCGGCGGGCCGCTGGTCGAAAGGGCGACATGCTAA